A region from the Bacteroidota bacterium genome encodes:
- a CDS encoding glycoside hydrolase family 127 protein, with amino-acid sequence MRNLSIIVFAISATAWAQQPARDYPVTAVPFTQVRVSDAFWAPRIEMNRSVTIPSSFDHCRTTGRIKNFEMAAERKGKFLTKYSFDDTDIYKTLEGASYALSTHPDKHLDAYLDSLIELISRAQEPDGYLFTERTMDPVNTSKRIGSERWVNERLHSHELYNAGHLYEAAAAHFLATGKRSLLGIALKNADLIDATFGPGKRRVAPGHQVIEMGLAKLYRITGDEKYLRLARFFLDERGRVPYDTTSKDVFRNGKYWQDHKLVVDQKEAVGHAVRAVYMYSAMADIAALTGDASYIRAIDTLWENVVGKKMYVHGGIGAAGDGERFGENYELPNRDAYCETCAAIGNVFWNHRMFLLHGNAKYIDVLERILYNGLISGFGLDGKTFFYTNAMQISKHYRHPDIELSRSTWFPCSCCPTNITRFVPSIPGYIFAQKEKNIYVNLFVSGETEISLPNGVRVALKQETNYPWNGKVRIAINTGKSARFSVNIRIPGWLSRPVPSDLYSYQSKRTASYSLTVNGSTATVEAKDGYAILDREWKKNDVVEIDFPMNIERMVSHPNLKENSGKVALQRGPLVYCAEWVDNGGLTSNLLLPDDTELKAEFRLDLLNGVMTLSSEVPAFVLGKDGKSVTTERQQFVAIPYYAWAHRGEGEMNIWLPRALTGIEIINH; translated from the coding sequence ATGAGAAATCTCTCAATCATCGTTTTTGCAATTTCCGCGACTGCGTGGGCGCAACAACCTGCGCGAGACTATCCGGTGACGGCGGTTCCGTTTACCCAGGTTCGCGTCTCCGATGCATTCTGGGCGCCTCGCATTGAAATGAACCGCAGTGTTACCATTCCGTCGTCGTTCGATCACTGCAGAACAACCGGGCGGATCAAGAATTTTGAGATGGCGGCTGAACGAAAGGGGAAATTCCTCACGAAGTATTCATTCGACGATACCGACATTTACAAGACTCTTGAAGGCGCTTCGTACGCGCTGTCTACACATCCCGACAAGCATCTTGATGCATATCTTGACAGTCTTATTGAATTGATCAGTCGGGCGCAGGAACCTGATGGCTATTTGTTCACCGAGCGTACGATGGATCCGGTCAACACAAGCAAGCGCATCGGATCGGAACGGTGGGTGAATGAACGGCTGCACAGTCACGAGTTGTACAACGCGGGACATTTGTACGAAGCCGCGGCAGCACATTTCCTCGCGACGGGCAAACGTTCTCTGCTGGGTATCGCCCTCAAGAACGCGGATCTTATTGATGCAACATTCGGGCCCGGCAAGCGGCGCGTTGCACCCGGTCATCAGGTGATTGAGATGGGCCTCGCCAAACTCTATCGCATTACGGGAGACGAAAAGTATCTCCGACTTGCCAGGTTCTTTCTTGATGAGAGGGGCAGAGTCCCCTATGACACGACCAGCAAGGATGTTTTCCGAAACGGCAAATACTGGCAGGATCATAAGCTGGTTGTCGATCAGAAGGAAGCGGTCGGGCATGCTGTTCGCGCCGTGTACATGTACAGCGCTATGGCCGATATCGCCGCACTGACGGGAGATGCATCATATATCCGCGCCATTGATACGTTGTGGGAGAATGTTGTCGGAAAGAAAATGTATGTACACGGCGGCATCGGCGCGGCAGGTGACGGCGAGCGTTTTGGCGAGAACTACGAACTGCCGAATCGTGATGCATACTGCGAAACCTGTGCTGCTATCGGCAATGTGTTCTGGAATCACCGCATGTTCCTGCTTCACGGCAACGCGAAGTACATCGATGTGTTGGAACGGATTCTCTACAACGGATTGATTTCGGGTTTCGGGCTGGATGGAAAGACATTCTTCTACACCAACGCAATGCAAATCAGCAAACACTACCGCCATCCCGATATTGAACTTTCGCGCTCGACGTGGTTTCCTTGCTCGTGCTGCCCCACGAATATCACACGCTTCGTCCCATCGATTCCGGGATACATTTTTGCGCAAAAGGAGAAGAACATTTATGTGAATTTGTTCGTGTCAGGCGAAACGGAGATCTCCCTCCCGAACGGCGTTCGCGTTGCGTTGAAACAAGAGACGAACTATCCGTGGAACGGAAAGGTGAGAATCGCAATCAACACCGGGAAGTCGGCGCGGTTTTCAGTGAATATCCGTATTCCCGGATGGCTTTCCCGGCCGGTTCCGTCCGATTTGTACAGCTATCAATCAAAACGGACAGCTTCCTATTCGCTGACAGTGAACGGTTCAACGGCGACAGTAGAAGCAAAAGACGGGTACGCAATTCTTGATCGTGAATGGAAGAAGAATGATGTGGTGGAAATAGATTTTCCAATGAACATCGAGCGCATGGTATCGCACCCGAATCTCAAAGAGAATTCGGGTAAAGTTGCCCTGCAACGCGGGCCGCTTGTGTATTGCGCGGAATGGGTTGACAACGGTGGACTGACAAGCAACTTGTTGTTACCGGACGACACGGAGTTGAAGGCGGAATTCCGCCTTGATTTGCTCAACGGAGTGATGACGCTTTCCAGCGAAGTCCCGGCATTTGTTCTCGGGAAAGACGGCAAAAGTGTAACGACGGAGCGGCAACAGTTTGTCGCAATTCCCTACTATGCGTGGGCGCATCGGGGAGAGGGAGAAATGAATATCTGGCTGCCGCGAGCTCTTACGGGGATAGAAATCATTAATCATTGA
- a CDS encoding site-2 protease family protein: MTPEILANGLAWYVVFLFSITVHEAAHAFAAMKMGDDTAYNGGQVTLNPAPHVRREPFGTVIVPILSYFLAGWMMGWASAPYNPHWALQYPKRSAIMSLAGPASNLVLVFGTSIIIRLGVEFGFFVPPERLSFTHLTEAVDGGMWSNAATILSILFSLNLLLFAFNLIPVPPLDGSGALPLFMSEQLGQKYMSLLHRSGFAIFGIFLAWQLFTYIYPPIHLAAINLLYPGLDYH; the protein is encoded by the coding sequence GTGACGCCGGAGATACTTGCCAACGGACTTGCGTGGTACGTCGTGTTTTTGTTTTCAATAACAGTGCACGAAGCGGCTCACGCATTTGCTGCAATGAAAATGGGAGACGACACGGCATACAACGGCGGACAAGTAACGCTTAATCCTGCGCCGCATGTACGCCGCGAACCATTCGGCACCGTGATCGTTCCGATTCTCTCCTACTTCCTTGCGGGTTGGATGATGGGATGGGCAAGCGCGCCGTACAATCCGCATTGGGCGTTACAGTATCCGAAGCGCTCCGCAATTATGTCGCTTGCCGGACCGGCATCGAATCTGGTGCTTGTCTTTGGGACTTCGATCATCATTCGGCTGGGAGTTGAGTTCGGCTTCTTTGTACCGCCCGAGAGGCTTTCCTTTACTCATCTTACTGAGGCCGTCGATGGGGGCATGTGGTCAAACGCTGCAACCATACTTAGCATTCTCTTCTCTCTGAACCTGCTGTTGTTTGCTTTCAATTTGATACCTGTGCCGCCGTTGGATGGAAGCGGTGCATTGCCGCTTTTCATGAGCGAACAGCTCGGACAGAAGTACATGAGTCTCCTGCATCGATCGGGCTTTGCCATTTTCGGTATTTTTCTCGCGTGGCAATTGTTCACGTACATCTACCCGCCGATTCATTTGGCGGCAATTAACTTGCTGTATCCCGGCTTAGATTATCATTGA
- a CDS encoding M2 family metallopeptidase has protein sequence MKHIVTLMLFPVTALLLTSCANEPKQEADEFLQDYNTQFHKLLTAANEAQWLANTDISDVNDSLATEATKVLARFQGSKEVIEKTKTLLAQRDKLDPLQVRQLEKIRLFAAHAPGTIPAVVDSLISATTKQTSALYGYEYMMTDADGKPKKVTTNEIDRILVESNNLKERLFAWETSKGVGVELRDGLEELQYLRNRVAREMGYNSYFDLEVADYGMSTSEMMVLMAKLVDELRPLYRELHTYARYELAKRYKQPVPDKLPAHWLPNRWGQNWPGLIKSVDLNEPFKTKTKEWIAEQSEKFYVSLGFPEMNKTFWEKSDLYPVEAGSARKKNNHASAWHINLADDYRSLMSIEPTAEWFRTSHHELGHIYYFIEYSNPDVPMVLRDGANRGYHEGIGDLMAIASMQQPYLQDLGLLPAKKIDQTQWLLNEALSSSSVVFIPFAAGTMSHFEHDLYEQNLTKDEYNKRWWEYVERFQGIVPPTPRLSEYCDAATKTHIIDDPGQYYDYAISCVLKFQLHDYIAKNILKQSPNVCNYYGNQEAGDFLRGIMRPGATRDWREVLKEKTGEDLSARAMLEYYQPLMEYLKKVNAGRKSTIQ, from the coding sequence ATGAAACATATCGTTACCCTGATGCTGTTTCCCGTTACAGCGTTGCTTCTGACTTCCTGCGCAAACGAGCCGAAGCAAGAGGCAGATGAATTTCTTCAGGACTATAACACGCAATTCCACAAGCTGCTGACGGCTGCGAATGAAGCGCAATGGCTTGCCAATACCGACATCAGCGACGTGAACGACAGTCTCGCCACGGAGGCAACAAAAGTGCTGGCAAGATTCCAAGGAAGCAAAGAGGTTATTGAGAAGACGAAGACCTTGCTTGCACAACGCGACAAACTTGATCCTTTGCAGGTTCGCCAGCTTGAGAAGATTCGTCTTTTTGCAGCCCACGCTCCCGGGACCATTCCGGCCGTTGTCGACTCGCTGATCAGCGCGACAACAAAGCAGACAAGTGCCCTCTACGGCTATGAATACATGATGACCGACGCGGATGGAAAGCCGAAGAAAGTCACAACGAACGAAATAGATCGCATTCTGGTGGAGTCAAACAATCTTAAAGAGAGACTCTTCGCCTGGGAAACCAGCAAAGGTGTCGGGGTAGAACTCCGGGACGGACTGGAAGAGCTTCAATACCTGCGAAACAGAGTTGCGCGGGAAATGGGATACAACTCCTATTTCGACCTTGAGGTCGCCGATTACGGCATGTCTACATCGGAGATGATGGTGTTGATGGCGAAATTAGTGGACGAACTTCGGCCGCTGTACAGGGAACTTCATACATACGCCCGCTATGAGCTCGCGAAACGATATAAACAGCCCGTACCCGACAAGCTACCTGCTCACTGGTTGCCGAACCGTTGGGGGCAGAACTGGCCCGGACTTATCAAGTCTGTAGATTTGAACGAGCCGTTCAAGACAAAGACAAAGGAATGGATTGCTGAACAATCCGAGAAGTTCTACGTGAGCCTCGGGTTCCCGGAAATGAACAAGACATTCTGGGAAAAGTCCGATCTTTATCCTGTGGAAGCAGGCTCGGCGCGCAAGAAGAACAATCATGCCTCGGCGTGGCACATCAATCTTGCCGATGACTATCGTTCATTAATGAGTATCGAACCGACGGCGGAGTGGTTCAGAACATCGCATCATGAACTCGGACACATCTACTACTTCATAGAATACTCAAATCCGGATGTGCCCATGGTTTTGCGTGACGGGGCAAACCGCGGCTACCACGAAGGTATCGGCGATTTGATGGCCATCGCGTCGATGCAACAGCCGTATCTGCAGGATCTTGGCCTGCTTCCGGCGAAGAAGATTGACCAGACGCAGTGGCTGTTGAATGAAGCACTTTCCAGCAGCTCCGTTGTGTTCATCCCATTCGCCGCCGGCACGATGTCGCATTTCGAGCACGACCTCTACGAGCAGAACCTGACGAAGGATGAATACAACAAGCGCTGGTGGGAGTATGTGGAAAGATTTCAGGGGATTGTTCCTCCGACGCCGCGGCTTTCAGAATATTGCGATGCAGCGACGAAAACTCATATCATCGACGATCCCGGGCAGTATTACGATTATGCGATCTCGTGCGTGCTGAAATTCCAGCTTCATGACTATATCGCAAAGAATATTCTGAAACAAAGCCCGAATGTCTGCAATTATTATGGCAACCAAGAAGCGGGAGATTTTCTGCGCGGCATTATGCGCCCCGGCGCTACCCGCGATTGGCGAGAGGTGCTGAAAGAGAAAACAGGGGAAGACCTGAGCGCCCGCGCAATGCTTGAATACTATCAGCCGCTGATGGAATATCTCAAGAAAGTAAACGCCGGCAGGAAGAGCACGATTCAGTAG
- a CDS encoding TerC family protein — protein MPENELYLFIGFNFFILLLLALDLGVFHRKDEPVTLKEAAWWSVVWIALSLVFNVGLYFWVKENSGSEVATRVSLEFLTGYLLEKSLSVDNIFVFILIFNYFGVPPKYQHRVLFWGVLGALVFRAIFIAAGALLIARFDWILYIFGAILIYSGWKMLREDEVKVHPDKNPIIRLAKRVFPVDTGYETHNFFTRVGGRLHVTTLFLVLLTVETTDIVFAVDSIPAVFGVTRDPFIVYSSNVFAILGLRALYFLLAGVMKSFYYLKHGLSLVLIFIGIKMLLEDVVHISIGISLGTIASVLTVSVILSLLRNKHMRPSR, from the coding sequence ATGCCGGAAAACGAACTCTACCTCTTCATCGGCTTCAATTTTTTCATCCTCCTCCTGTTGGCGCTCGACCTTGGTGTGTTTCACAGAAAAGATGAGCCGGTCACTCTCAAAGAAGCGGCATGGTGGAGTGTTGTGTGGATTGCACTCTCGCTTGTCTTCAACGTGGGCTTGTACTTCTGGGTGAAGGAGAATAGCGGAAGTGAAGTGGCAACGAGGGTGAGTCTGGAATTCCTGACCGGCTATCTGCTAGAAAAATCCCTTTCGGTTGACAACATTTTTGTCTTCATCCTTATCTTCAATTATTTTGGTGTCCCCCCGAAGTATCAACACAGAGTACTGTTCTGGGGTGTGCTTGGCGCGCTCGTGTTTCGTGCGATATTTATCGCGGCGGGTGCATTGCTCATAGCGCGATTTGACTGGATTCTCTACATTTTTGGGGCAATACTCATCTACAGCGGCTGGAAAATGTTGCGCGAGGATGAGGTGAAGGTTCATCCTGACAAGAATCCCATTATCCGATTAGCGAAGAGGGTGTTTCCGGTCGATACAGGGTATGAGACGCACAATTTTTTCACACGCGTCGGCGGCAGACTTCATGTCACAACGTTGTTTCTGGTTCTCCTGACGGTGGAAACGACGGACATCGTGTTTGCTGTGGACTCGATCCCCGCGGTATTCGGCGTAACGCGCGATCCGTTTATCGTTTACTCGTCAAACGTCTTTGCCATTCTCGGTTTGCGCGCTTTGTATTTTCTGCTCGCTGGAGTCATGAAGTCCTTTTACTACCTGAAGCATGGACTTTCCCTCGTTCTCATTTTTATCGGGATTAAGATGTTGTTGGAGGATGTTGTTCATATTTCTATCGGCATCTCCCTCGGCACTATTGCATCCGTTTTGACTGTTTCTGTTATACTGTCGCTGTTGCGCAACAAACACATGCGGCCCTCCAGATGA
- a CDS encoding dienelactone hydrolase family protein, whose protein sequence is MRKTISSSLHHILIEPEAPAGEKHPTVIMLHGLGADEHDLAGLAQYLDSRLLTIAVRAPFNLEWGGYKWYDFLEMGKPEPHMFKESCDKLSTFVDAVLLHYPVDQHQVYLLGFSMGTVMSLAMALSMPQKFRGVLANSGYLVEGTHLEYRWNEVNALGFFVAHGLYDQVIPVEASRLIKEKLDAAKARVEYHEYPMAHEIGQQSLNDMVRWLSQQIDGGKST, encoded by the coding sequence TTGAGGAAGACAATATCTTCATCTCTTCATCATATCCTGATCGAGCCTGAAGCCCCGGCGGGCGAGAAGCATCCGACGGTTATCATGCTGCACGGGCTTGGCGCCGATGAGCATGATCTTGCCGGACTTGCGCAATATCTCGATTCCCGATTGCTGACTATCGCCGTGCGGGCGCCGTTCAACCTGGAATGGGGCGGATACAAGTGGTATGACTTTCTGGAGATGGGCAAACCTGAGCCGCACATGTTCAAAGAGAGTTGCGACAAGCTCTCCACGTTTGTCGATGCTGTGCTGTTACATTATCCTGTCGATCAACATCAGGTCTACCTGTTGGGGTTCAGCATGGGGACAGTGATGTCGCTGGCGATGGCATTGAGCATGCCGCAGAAATTCCGCGGCGTTCTTGCCAACAGCGGCTATCTCGTCGAGGGTACACATCTCGAATACCGGTGGAACGAAGTGAACGCCCTCGGCTTTTTTGTTGCTCACGGACTCTACGATCAGGTGATTCCTGTTGAGGCAAGCCGCCTCATTAAGGAGAAGCTGGATGCGGCGAAAGCTCGCGTTGAGTATCATGAATACCCGATGGCGCATGAAATCGGCCAGCAAAGTCTGAACGACATGGTCCGGTGGCTTTCGCAACAGATTGACGGCGGGAAGAGTACGTAG
- a CDS encoding amidohydrolase family protein: MKNGIRHWSLVIGVLVVSSGSLLALGQIPGKKQEKTIAIVNATIHTVSGPVIEKGTIIFEDGKITAIETQLTTPRGAEVIDATGKHVYPGLMSPDTYIGLTEIGAVRATRDHNETGRINPNVRAEVAVNPESEIIPVTRANGITTFVTAPQGGLISGMSAVMMSDGWTWEDMTLKAPAALVVQWPAMTIGRGRRQIRSEADQIKEREKQLKELADAFRDARAYMNAKKAEEQKGIPYHNVDLRWEAMIPVLEGKVPVMVVANDVQQIQAAVAWAIQENLKLIIRGGHEAWRVTDLLKKHNIPVLAGGIHRLPTRRFDKYDEPFALPKKLHEAGIRFAIISEEEAPHERNLPYQAAHAAAYGLPKEEALKAITLYPAQIFGVADRIGSLELGKDATLIITDGDPLEIMTRVEMQFIEGKKVDLTSRHTMLYEKYKEKYRRMRSN, encoded by the coding sequence ATGAAGAATGGTATTCGTCATTGGTCATTGGTCATTGGGGTGTTGGTCGTCTCTTCCGGTTCGCTTCTTGCGTTGGGACAAATTCCCGGCAAGAAACAGGAGAAAACCATTGCCATCGTAAATGCGACGATACACACGGTCAGCGGGCCGGTGATTGAAAAGGGAACGATCATCTTCGAGGACGGAAAAATCACGGCAATCGAAACACAACTCACGACGCCGCGGGGAGCCGAAGTGATTGACGCAACCGGCAAACATGTGTATCCCGGACTGATGAGTCCTGATACATATATCGGGCTCACCGAGATCGGGGCCGTACGCGCTACTCGCGATCACAATGAAACCGGCCGCATCAACCCGAACGTTCGCGCTGAAGTTGCTGTGAACCCGGAGTCGGAGATCATTCCCGTTACGCGGGCAAACGGCATCACGACATTTGTCACCGCGCCGCAAGGCGGACTCATCTCCGGTATGTCGGCGGTGATGATGTCGGATGGATGGACATGGGAGGACATGACGCTGAAAGCACCGGCCGCCCTTGTCGTCCAGTGGCCGGCTATGACAATCGGTCGCGGGCGCAGACAAATCCGCTCCGAGGCGGATCAGATCAAGGAGCGCGAGAAGCAGTTGAAAGAACTTGCCGATGCCTTCCGCGATGCGCGGGCATACATGAACGCAAAGAAAGCGGAAGAGCAAAAGGGCATTCCCTACCATAACGTCGATCTGCGTTGGGAGGCAATGATTCCCGTGCTCGAAGGCAAAGTGCCGGTGATGGTGGTTGCGAATGACGTGCAACAAATTCAGGCGGCTGTTGCATGGGCAATACAGGAGAATCTTAAGCTTATCATCCGCGGAGGGCATGAGGCGTGGCGCGTAACGGATTTGCTGAAGAAGCACAACATCCCGGTGCTAGCAGGAGGCATTCACCGTCTTCCCACACGCCGTTTCGACAAATATGATGAGCCGTTTGCATTGCCGAAGAAACTGCACGAAGCCGGAATCCGGTTTGCCATTATCAGCGAAGAGGAAGCACCGCACGAACGCAACCTGCCGTATCAGGCCGCTCATGCCGCTGCCTACGGCCTGCCAAAAGAAGAGGCGCTGAAAGCGATCACCCTCTACCCGGCGCAAATTTTCGGCGTTGCAGACAGGATCGGCTCGCTCGAACTTGGCAAGGACGCAACGCTTATTATAACAGACGGCGATCCCCTTGAAATCATGACACGGGTTGAGATGCAATTTATTGAGGGAAAAAAAGTCGACCTCACGAGTCGCCATACGATGTTGTATGAAAAGTACAAAGAGAAATATCGCAGGATGCGAAGTAATTGA
- a CDS encoding amidohydrolase family protein, with product MIDTLSRRGGVLLALALLVLQSGIAQTTPPEGIRRNTPTVHAFTNARIIQSPGKVIDKGTLVIRDGVIVAVGTNAAIPADARVWDMMGQSIYPGLIDSYSDYGVPKAPKPQPQQEGDQPRQRPEQDPARGAEYWNKMVAAQNNAARLFTPDQKAAEKLRSQGFTSALIVPQRGIIKGKSAVVNLGGGKPNDGLVRDGVAHHAQLGGEWGYDGYPGSLMGIIALIRQAMYDADWYAKAQDAYAKNLSLPRPETNEALAAMRDAKSLPFIIEVNDELSFLRAENIAKEFGLNVIVRGSGREYKTLNAIKQTRRPIILPVNFPETPKVDSPEEALQYTLEELRHWDEAPENPKRLQDAGVSFAFTSATLDDPATFLAAVRTTVERGLSADAALAALTSTPARLFGVEKQLGSLDVGKTANFIVTNGDLFAEKTVIRESWIDGSRYEIKPLPEIDPRGKWTIKGEKSSNDTITLTLKGEPESLQGTVTKTSPGGLKKEVKLTTVSYSASRLSFSFAGDSIGFGGIIRMTATARPDMLTGNGEWSDGSTFTWFADRVAPYIPDPDTAKPKETKMASFPPVYPYGEFGRSKIPDQPATVIVKGATVWTSGPKGKLENADVLIQKGKIVNVGTNLAAPSGALIIDGKGKHVTAGLIDAHSHMAATGSVNEAQQAISAEVRVADVVQSDDIDIYRALAGGLTSAHILHGSANPIGGQAQLIKLRWGLLPEELKFEGAPPTIKFALGENVKQSNWGERFTTRYPQTRMGVEQIIRDEFQAALDYEKAWQKWEKEKTGIPPRRDLELDAIVEILRSKRFIHCHSYVQSEILMLMRVVEDFDRMLGKPGFRVQVFQHILEGYKVADVMAKHGAGGSSFTDWWGYKFEVYDAIPHNGALMHEQGVLVSFNSDSDELARRMNLEAAKAVKYGGVSETEALKFVTINPAKQLKVDNRVGSLEPGKDADFVIWSGSPLSTYSRCEQTWVDGRKYFDIDEDKKMNEEVQKQRATLIQKALTHKKAGGSEQTPRPQKRGDEVDHPRHNDEGGF from the coding sequence ATGATTGATACGCTATCGCGTCGGGGAGGAGTGTTGCTTGCGTTGGCTCTTCTCGTTCTGCAATCGGGCATTGCGCAAACAACTCCGCCCGAAGGCATCCGCAGGAACACGCCAACCGTTCACGCGTTCACGAACGCCCGCATCATTCAATCGCCGGGCAAGGTGATCGACAAAGGAACGCTGGTGATCCGTGACGGCGTGATTGTCGCTGTCGGAACGAATGCCGCCATTCCCGCCGATGCGCGTGTGTGGGATATGATGGGACAGTCCATCTACCCAGGACTGATTGATTCGTATTCGGATTACGGCGTGCCGAAGGCCCCGAAGCCGCAACCCCAACAGGAAGGCGATCAACCGCGCCAGCGGCCCGAGCAGGATCCGGCGCGGGGGGCGGAATATTGGAACAAGATGGTTGCAGCGCAGAACAACGCCGCAAGACTCTTCACGCCTGATCAAAAAGCAGCCGAGAAGCTTCGCAGCCAGGGCTTCACATCGGCGCTGATCGTTCCACAGCGGGGAATTATCAAGGGAAAAAGCGCGGTGGTGAATCTCGGTGGCGGGAAGCCGAACGACGGGCTCGTCAGGGACGGCGTGGCCCATCACGCACAGCTTGGCGGTGAGTGGGGGTACGACGGTTACCCGGGCTCGCTCATGGGCATCATTGCGCTGATCCGGCAAGCGATGTATGATGCGGACTGGTATGCAAAGGCACAGGACGCGTATGCAAAGAATCTCTCTCTCCCCCGACCAGAAACAAACGAGGCACTCGCAGCGATGAGGGATGCGAAGTCGCTTCCATTCATTATTGAAGTGAACGATGAGTTGAGTTTCCTTCGTGCGGAGAACATTGCGAAGGAATTCGGTTTGAATGTGATTGTACGGGGAAGCGGACGCGAGTACAAGACGCTGAATGCAATCAAGCAGACGCGTCGACCCATTATTCTTCCTGTCAACTTCCCTGAAACTCCGAAAGTCGACTCGCCCGAAGAGGCGCTGCAATACACGCTCGAAGAATTACGCCACTGGGATGAGGCTCCCGAAAATCCCAAGCGTCTGCAAGACGCGGGCGTTTCGTTTGCATTCACCTCTGCAACGCTTGACGATCCCGCGACATTTCTCGCAGCAGTTCGGACAACAGTTGAACGCGGACTTTCTGCTGATGCCGCGCTTGCGGCGCTGACATCAACTCCCGCCCGGCTCTTCGGAGTCGAGAAGCAACTCGGCTCGCTCGATGTTGGAAAGACGGCAAACTTCATTGTTACGAACGGTGATCTGTTTGCAGAAAAGACAGTCATCAGGGAAAGTTGGATTGACGGCAGTCGCTACGAAATCAAGCCGTTACCGGAAATTGATCCGAGAGGAAAGTGGACCATCAAAGGAGAAAAATCATCCAACGATACCATCACCCTGACGCTGAAAGGCGAACCCGAATCGCTGCAGGGAACTGTGACGAAAACATCTCCCGGCGGGCTGAAAAAAGAAGTGAAGCTGACAACTGTTTCCTACTCTGCTTCACGCCTCTCGTTTTCGTTTGCCGGTGATTCGATCGGTTTCGGCGGTATCATTCGCATGACGGCAACTGCACGTCCGGACATGCTTACAGGCAACGGCGAATGGTCGGACGGCTCGACGTTCACCTGGTTTGCGGATCGTGTTGCCCCGTACATTCCCGATCCCGATACGGCAAAGCCGAAGGAAACAAAGATGGCATCGTTCCCTCCCGTATATCCTTACGGCGAGTTCGGTAGATCAAAAATACCTGATCAGCCTGCAACAGTGATTGTGAAAGGCGCAACAGTCTGGACGAGCGGACCGAAGGGTAAGTTGGAGAATGCCGATGTGTTGATTCAGAAAGGGAAGATCGTAAATGTCGGAACAAATCTCGCCGCACCTTCCGGCGCATTGATAATTGACGGAAAGGGGAAGCATGTTACCGCGGGCCTCATCGACGCGCATTCTCACATGGCGGCGACAGGCAGCGTCAATGAAGCACAGCAGGCAATCTCTGCCGAAGTTCGCGTTGCAGATGTGGTGCAAAGCGACGACATCGACATCTACCGCGCGCTGGCGGGCGGCTTGACTTCAGCCCACATTCTTCACGGCTCCGCCAACCCGATCGGCGGACAGGCGCAACTCATCAAATTACGTTGGGGATTGCTGCCGGAAGAACTGAAATTCGAAGGCGCTCCACCCACAATAAAATTTGCGCTTGGTGAAAACGTCAAGCAGTCAAATTGGGGCGAACGTTTCACAACACGCTATCCGCAAACGCGCATGGGAGTGGAGCAGATAATCCGAGACGAGTTTCAAGCCGCTCTCGACTACGAGAAGGCGTGGCAGAAGTGGGAGAAGGAGAAAACGGGTATTCCGCCGCGCCGCGATCTTGAGCTTGATGCGATCGTCGAAATTCTGCGCAGCAAGCGGTTCATCCATTGCCATTCGTATGTGCAAAGCGAGATTCTGATGTTGATGAGAGTGGTGGAGGATTTCGACCGTATGCTTGGCAAACCGGGATTCAGAGTTCAGGTCTTCCAGCATATTCTCGAAGGCTACAAAGTCGCCGACGTGATGGCGAAGCACGGAGCGGGCGGGTCGTCGTTCACCGATTGGTGGGGATACAAGTTCGAAGTGTATGATGCCATTCCGCACAACGGCGCGTTAATGCACGAGCAAGGCGTGCTGGTCTCATTCAACTCCGACAGCGACGAGCTTGCGCGGCGGATGAACCTTGAAGCAGCGAAGGCAGTCAAATACGGCGGTGTTTCTGAAACAGAAGCCCTCAAGTTTGTCACCATCAACCCCGCAAAGCAGCTCAAGGTGGATAATCGAGTCGGATCGCTTGAGCCCGGCAAAGACGCTGACTTCGTCATTTGGAGCGGCAGCCCTCTCTCGACGTATTCGCGTTGCGAGCAAACGTGGGTTGACGGCCGGAAGTATTTCGATATTGACGAAGACAAGAAAATGAACGAGGAAGTACAGAAGCAACGCGCAACCCTCATCCAGAAAGCGCTGACACATAAGAAAGCGGGCGGTTCCGAGCAAACACCGCGGCCGCAAAAGCGCGGCGACGAAGTGGATCATCCCCGACATAATGACGAAGGAGGATTTTGA